In Campylobacter vulpis, a genomic segment contains:
- a CDS encoding galactosyltransferase-related protein, with product MKYSIIIPVDLKLRPFDILKKVKLILQRADESTELIFGHNDRGSLYDKKLKKLIAPHKNAKLASKPFYKELICQALLRNEAFKLSSCEYIYLMDVDCLLDEEVNLSCVKELANGQSEFMFLPCLYLSPKGSRAVLKKSRQELFDAFVSYKKDLFISLAVPSACIFMKRADYIAIKGFDENFRGRGGEDFDFMLRLALFKKALTPSKDLMDNVFYKAPMLSSGFRKYLAHFCLPYFFEKRVIFHIHHGRNRLRSYFRRYKQNAQILEQKCYFKDENLSPYGKSLLELYESLCHKYEINLDTYSILFNDYRPKLFSLERFLLFLKRL from the coding sequence ATGAAATATAGCATTATTATCCCTGTGGATTTAAAACTCCGCCCCTTTGATATACTCAAAAAAGTAAAACTCATTTTACAAAGAGCAGATGAAAGCACGGAGCTTATTTTCGGGCATAATGATAGGGGTAGTTTGTATGATAAAAAACTTAAAAAACTCATTGCACCGCACAAAAATGCCAAACTAGCCTCTAAGCCCTTTTATAAAGAGCTTATTTGTCAAGCCTTGCTAAGAAATGAGGCTTTTAAACTTAGCTCTTGTGAATATATTTATTTAATGGATGTGGATTGTTTGCTTGATGAGGAGGTAAATTTAAGCTGCGTGAAAGAACTTGCAAATGGTCAAAGTGAATTTATGTTTTTACCCTGCCTTTATCTTTCACCTAAGGGTTCAAGAGCTGTTTTAAAAAAGAGTCGTCAGGAGCTTTTTGATGCTTTTGTGAGCTACAAAAAAGACTTATTTATAAGCCTTGCCGTGCCTAGTGCTTGCATTTTTATGAAAAGGGCTGATTATATTGCTATTAAGGGCTTTGATGAGAATTTTAGGGGGCGTGGGGGGGAGGATTTTGACTTTATGCTACGCCTTGCTTTATTTAAAAAAGCTTTGACACCAAGCAAGGATTTAATGGACAATGTCTTTTATAAAGCCCCTATGCTTTCAAGTGGTTTTCGTAAATATCTTGCACATTTTTGCTTGCCGTATTTTTTTGAAAAAAGAGTGATTTTTCACATTCATCACGGCAGAAACAGACTGCGTTCTTATTTTAGACGCTACAAACAAAACGCCCAAATTTTAGAGCAAAAATGCTATTTTAAAGACGAAAATTTAAGCCCTTATGGAAAGTCTTTGCTTGAGCTTTATGAAAGCTTATGCCACAAATATGAGATAAATCTTGACACTTACTCCATTTTATTTAACGATTATCGCCCAAAACTCTTTAGCTTAGAGCGATTTTTACTTTTTTTAAAAAGGCTTTAA
- a CDS encoding cytochrome P450 — MSRCPFYPKPYKNKASTLLTFLLKRRSWLDGLYERSYQMQTGYVKMPNFDLYVINDTKEVKRMMVDEVKEFPKSELLHRLLSPLLGESIFTTNGEVWHKQRELLKPSFELTRISKVFDLMSEAVADLMKRFEKYPNNAYIEVDEMMTFVTADVIFRTIMSSKLDEVQGKQILEAFATFQEESVRTAMRGMFYFPKWLSYLLGDRKRAKAGELIRKALSDIIKPRYDGVKEEEFEDILSSLLLVVDAKTNERFSFEEILDQVAMLFLAGHETTASSLTWTLYLLSLYPKEQERAYNEICELLQDSKDIKITHLRQFKFLTNVFKESLRLYPPVGFFAREAKKDTQVRDKLIKQGSGVVIAPWLIHRHELFWQNPHGFDPSRFEREYKKEAYLPFGMGERICIGQGFAMQEAILILANILKTYKLELKEGFVPDVVGRLTIRSLNGMWIKFSKR; from the coding sequence ATGAGTAGATGTCCTTTTTACCCGAAGCCTTATAAAAATAAGGCTTCGACCTTGCTAACTTTTTTGCTTAAAAGACGCTCTTGGCTGGACGGACTTTATGAAAGAAGTTATCAAATGCAAACAGGCTATGTCAAAATGCCAAATTTCGACCTTTATGTCATTAATGATACAAAAGAAGTTAAAAGAATGATGGTTGATGAAGTAAAAGAATTTCCTAAAAGTGAGCTTTTACATAGACTTTTAAGCCCCTTGCTAGGAGAGAGTATTTTTACAACAAATGGCGAAGTATGGCATAAGCAAAGAGAGCTTTTAAAACCTAGTTTTGAACTGACTCGAATTTCTAAAGTTTTTGATTTGATGAGCGAAGCGGTGGCTGATTTAATGAAGCGTTTTGAAAAATACCCTAACAATGCTTATATAGAAGTCGATGAAATGATGACCTTTGTAACGGCTGATGTAATTTTTAGAACGATAATGTCCTCCAAACTTGATGAGGTGCAAGGTAAGCAAATTTTAGAAGCCTTTGCGACCTTTCAAGAAGAAAGCGTTAGAACAGCGATGCGAGGAATGTTTTACTTCCCAAAATGGCTTTCTTACTTACTAGGAGATAGAAAAAGAGCTAAAGCAGGAGAGCTGATAAGAAAGGCTTTAAGCGACATCATAAAACCGCGTTATGATGGGGTAAAAGAGGAAGAATTTGAAGATATACTTTCATCATTGCTTTTAGTTGTCGATGCGAAAACAAATGAGCGTTTTTCTTTTGAAGAAATTTTAGACCAAGTAGCGATGCTGTTTTTAGCAGGACACGAAACGACCGCTAGCTCTCTTACTTGGACTCTTTATCTTTTAAGCTTATATCCTAAGGAACAAGAAAGAGCATATAATGAAATTTGCGAGCTTTTGCAAGATAGTAAGGATATAAAAATTACCCACCTTAGACAATTTAAATTCCTCACTAATGTCTTTAAAGAGTCTTTAAGGCTTTACCCACCTGTGGGCTTTTTTGCAAGGGAAGCTAAGAAAGATACACAGGTAAGAGACAAGCTCATCAAGCAAGGCTCTGGAGTTGTGATTGCACCTTGGCTGATTCACCGCCACGAGCTTTTTTGGCAAAATCCTCACGGCTTTGACCCTTCGCGTTTTGAAAGAGAATATAAAAAAGAGGCATATTTGCCCTTTGGTATGGGGGAGAGGATTTGCATAGGACAAGGCTTTGCTATGCAAGAAGCAATTCTTATTTTAGCAAATATTTTAAAAACTTATAAGCTTGAGCTTAAAGAGGGCTTTGTGCCAGATGTTGTTGGGCGACTTACGATTCGCTCTCTTAATGGAATGTGGATTAAATTTAGCAAACGATGA
- the fliL gene encoding flagellar basal body-associated protein FliL, producing MEEEVENTEEKKKKGSSLVIIIVVVLFVLLLTIMGFIAYLLTSTSSDEGAVTEAPKEEVKPAAKSSQAPSQRGSDYANIGPMYPLEPFTLNLLSDSGSRYVKCTIELEQNSELLKTELDKKVAIVRDVIIRTLTAKTFEEISTSKGKERLKDELVGKINEILTDGFIKNVYFTDFVVS from the coding sequence ATGGAAGAAGAAGTAGAAAATACGGAAGAGAAAAAGAAAAAGGGGAGTTCGCTTGTCATTATCATCGTTGTTGTGCTTTTCGTTTTACTTCTTACTATTATGGGCTTTATCGCTTATCTTCTCACCTCTACTTCGAGCGATGAGGGTGCAGTAACCGAAGCACCAAAAGAAGAAGTTAAACCAGCAGCAAAAAGTTCTCAAGCACCAAGTCAAAGGGGAAGTGATTATGCAAATATTGGTCCTATGTATCCGCTTGAGCCTTTTACTTTAAATTTATTAAGCGATAGCGGTTCGCGTTATGTCAAATGCACCATAGAACTAGAGCAAAATAGTGAGCTTTTAAAAACAGAGCTTGACAAAAAGGTCGCCATTGTTCGCGATGTGATTATACGCACTTTGACGGCTAAGACTTTTGAGGAAATTAGCACGAGTAAGGGTAAAGAAAGGCTAAAAGATGAGCTTGTCGGTAAAATTAATGAAATTCTAACGGACGGCTTTATTAAAAATGTCTATTTTACGGACTTTGTCGTCTCTTAA
- a CDS encoding glycosyltransferase family protein → MSYGFYEEADALIEKLLGQKSYDENIWFDCALAYKFVDNEKAIALLERAYEHFSAYKQEILENEGDLSEEGGKRLDSIDDFIAMRVLVELAHLNFRLYRYENALDLFANVENYNAKNPYFFISYALALEYTGHYDKAYECYKRAITLHTEPFYCFEFSKFCLRLGSFEEGFLHYETRLSSKAAFTFSKRHYDAAYAAFYGDKDFLHGKKVLVYCEQGYGDTLMFGRILRRLCKVAKEVIFCPQPALFTLFDTHIKTLQKQNKIQNNLKIVTNLSYECDYAVPICSLYLFLSFYNPKSIANLSSPLISVEKRTRTQKAKIGICFRTTTPVERQAIFFRNIDLDFLLQAFEGLDVELINFTLYEKGELELPTHINDISFELKDWLATSEALRDVDLLVSIDSAIAHLALALGIPTLVLLGDRFDWRWGKIENPKSIFWQKAHLCVVNKDGPSGIRQKICELLKLDKPL, encoded by the coding sequence GTGTCGTATGGTTTTTATGAAGAAGCTGATGCTCTAATTGAAAAGCTTTTAGGACAAAAGTCCTATGATGAGAATATATGGTTTGATTGTGCCCTTGCGTATAAGTTTGTCGATAATGAAAAAGCCATTGCTCTGTTAGAGAGGGCTTATGAGCATTTTTCAGCATATAAGCAAGAGATTTTAGAAAATGAGGGGGACTTAAGCGAAGAAGGGGGAAAGAGGCTAGATTCTATCGATGATTTTATCGCTATGCGTGTGTTGGTTGAGTTGGCACATTTGAATTTTAGGCTTTATCGTTATGAAAATGCACTTGATTTATTTGCAAATGTAGAAAATTATAATGCGAAAAATCCGTATTTTTTCATTTCTTACGCTTTAGCTTTAGAATATACAGGTCATTATGATAAAGCTTATGAATGCTACAAAAGAGCTATTACCTTACATACAGAACCTTTTTATTGTTTTGAGTTTTCTAAATTTTGTTTGCGTTTGGGGAGTTTTGAGGAGGGCTTTTTACACTATGAAACGCGTTTGAGCTCAAAAGCCGCTTTTACTTTTTCTAAAAGGCATTATGATGCTGCTTATGCGGCTTTTTATGGGGATAAGGACTTTTTACACGGAAAAAAAGTTCTTGTTTATTGTGAGCAAGGCTATGGAGACACCTTGATGTTTGGACGCATTTTACGCAGGCTTTGTAAGGTTGCTAAGGAGGTGATTTTCTGTCCTCAACCTGCCCTATTTACACTTTTTGACACGCATATTAAAACCCTTCAAAAGCAAAATAAAATCCAAAATAATCTTAAAATAGTTACCAACCTTTCCTATGAGTGCGACTACGCTGTGCCGATTTGCTCCCTTTATCTTTTCTTAAGCTTTTATAATCCAAAAAGCATAGCCAATTTATCATCGCCTCTCATCAGCGTGGAGAAAAGGACACGAACGCAAAAAGCTAAAATTGGCATTTGCTTTCGCACTACAACCCCAGTTGAAAGGCAAGCTATATTTTTCCGCAATATCGATTTAGATTTTTTACTTCAGGCTTTTGAGGGGCTTGATGTGGAGCTTATTAATTTTACACTTTATGAAAAGGGGGAATTAGAGCTTCCCACTCATATTAATGATATATCTTTTGAGCTTAAGGACTGGTTGGCTACAAGTGAGGCTTTGCGTGATGTGGATTTGCTTGTAAGTATTGATAGTGCGATAGCACATTTAGCTTTGGCTTTGGGAATTCCTACTTTGGTGCTTTTGGGAGATAGATTTGATTGGCGTTGGGGGAAGATTGAAAATCCTAAAAGCATTTTTTGGCAAAAAGCACATTTGTGCGTGGTTAATAAAGATGGTCCTAGTGGCATAAGGCAGAAAATTTGTGAGCTTTTAAAATTAGACAAGCCCCTTTAA
- the kpsS gene encoding capsule polysaccharide modification protein KpsS: protein MQFDLLLKREFSGKNVVLLQGPVGNFFLRLAKKLKKMDAKITKINFNGGDFFFYPKGRIYKGSKENLAAFYEDFFTQNQTEVVLMYNDCRFINHTGLEVAKKLGIAVWVFEEGYLRPYCITLEKDGVNANSAMPRDKNFYLNLNLKDISAEIKMIPGGFKFMGFYSFLYWFFAFILSPFFNNALHHRPLNPLEMFAWFRALFLKYKYKISEKRLNAKIYSLEKKYFLAILQVYNDTQILHHYKKDIENFIEETILSFANHARAKSYLVFKHHPMDRGYRNYATLIEKLSEKYHVEGRILYVHDSYLPLLLQNALGCITINSTVGLSAIMEGCPTKVCGEAFYDFEGLTYPKKLHFFWREAHAYKPNSLLVSQFKKYLLQTNQINGNFYKNSSLMR, encoded by the coding sequence ATGCAATTTGACCTTTTGTTAAAAAGAGAATTTAGCGGTAAAAATGTCGTGCTTTTGCAAGGTCCTGTGGGGAATTTTTTCTTACGCTTAGCGAAAAAACTTAAAAAAATGGACGCGAAAATTACAAAAATTAATTTTAATGGCGGAGACTTTTTCTTTTATCCCAAAGGACGAATTTATAAAGGGAGCAAAGAAAATTTAGCCGCTTTTTATGAAGACTTTTTCACGCAAAATCAAACTGAGGTCGTTTTGATGTATAATGATTGTCGCTTCATCAATCACACAGGCTTAGAAGTCGCAAAAAAGCTAGGCATTGCGGTGTGGGTTTTTGAGGAAGGATATTTAAGACCTTATTGCATTACTTTAGAAAAAGATGGGGTTAATGCAAACTCGGCTATGCCACGCGATAAAAATTTCTACTTGAACTTAAATTTAAAAGATATAAGTGCTGAGATAAAAATGATACCGGGCGGATTTAAATTTATGGGCTTTTATAGCTTTTTATACTGGTTTTTTGCCTTTATTTTGTCGCCGTTTTTTAATAATGCTTTGCATCACCGCCCTTTAAATCCTTTAGAAATGTTTGCTTGGTTTAGGGCTTTATTTTTAAAATACAAGTATAAAATCAGCGAAAAAAGGCTCAATGCTAAAATTTATAGTTTAGAAAAAAAGTATTTTTTAGCCATTTTGCAAGTGTATAATGATACACAAATTTTACATCACTACAAAAAAGACATCGAGAATTTTATCGAAGAGACTATCCTTTCTTTTGCAAATCACGCTAGAGCTAAATCCTATCTTGTTTTCAAGCACCACCCTATGGATAGAGGTTATAGAAATTACGCCACTTTGATAGAAAAATTAAGCGAGAAATACCATGTCGAAGGACGCATTTTATATGTGCATGATAGCTATTTGCCACTTTTACTACAAAATGCACTAGGTTGCATTACGATTAATTCCACCGTAGGACTTAGTGCGATTATGGAGGGCTGTCCTACTAAGGTGTGCGGGGAAGCTTTTTATGATTTTGAGGGGCTGACTTATCCTAAGAAACTTCATTTTTTCTGGCGTGAGGCTCACGCTTATAAGCCAAATTCCTTGCTTGTATCGCAGTTTAAAAAATATCTCCTTCAAACTAATCAAATCAATGGCAATTTTTACAAAAATTCCTCTTTAATGAGATAA
- the rsfS gene encoding ribosome silencing factor has protein sequence MQERIATITQILDEKKAEEIEVFDMREGEYFVSFVIIATTLGEKHALSLIDELKTKLKAKGEEFLNVESSEEWSVIDLGDILIHLLSPQYRKIYQLEELLKGLV, from the coding sequence ATGCAAGAGAGAATCGCCACAATCACACAAATTCTAGACGAAAAAAAAGCTGAAGAAATCGAAGTTTTTGATATGAGAGAGGGGGAGTATTTTGTAAGTTTTGTCATCATTGCTACGACTTTGGGTGAAAAACACGCCCTTTCTTTAATCGATGAGTTAAAAACAAAGCTTAAAGCTAAGGGCGAGGAATTTTTAAATGTAGAAAGTAGCGAAGAGTGGAGTGTGATAGACTTAGGCGACATACTCATACATTTACTTAGCCCACAATACCGCAAAATCTATCAGTTAGAGGAGCTTTTAAAGGGGCTTGTCTAA
- a CDS encoding phosphomannomutase/phosphoglucomutase, with protein sequence MLDVIFREYDIRGLYDKELNEKSVKAIGFCLGEVMLKKGCKNVSVGKDARYSGDELFAYLISGLNKTGIKVYDIGLVPTPLGYFSLYEGLQFDANIMITGSHNPKDYNGFKITIGKESFFGAELKAFSKEVYKHLDDEIPENLKVEKYDILSLYVEFIKKQFKHLANFDYEFALDCANGAVGAVLEPLMKALNLKAHFLFKEPDGTFPNHSPDPTESENLIPLKKFLKQNQNVQMAFAFDGDADRVVALNSTHTFCGDELCYLFAKDMENPRILGEVKCSKNLFDEVKKFGTIFMGKTGHSHIKKMMKELNIDLAAEVSGHIFFKHRYFGYDDGIYAFLRTLELIFKGYDLEGLINALPKLYTTEELKIPVSEEEKFKLVEAFKEAVRKGALKEVRELCEIDGARMDFEDGWALLRASNTSPYLITRFEANTSLRAKELEKAVMDLFEQVKNTM encoded by the coding sequence ATGCTAGATGTGATTTTTAGAGAATATGATATAAGAGGGCTTTATGATAAAGAACTCAATGAAAAAAGTGTTAAGGCGATTGGTTTTTGTTTAGGTGAAGTAATGCTTAAAAAGGGTTGTAAAAATGTCAGCGTAGGAAAAGATGCAAGATATAGTGGCGATGAGCTTTTTGCTTATCTTATAAGTGGCTTAAACAAAACAGGGATTAAGGTCTATGATATAGGGCTTGTGCCGACTCCACTTGGCTATTTTTCACTTTATGAGGGTTTGCAATTTGACGCAAATATTATGATTACAGGCTCACATAATCCCAAAGATTACAACGGCTTTAAAATTACCATAGGCAAGGAGAGTTTTTTCGGTGCAGAACTTAAAGCATTTTCTAAGGAGGTTTATAAACATTTAGATGATGAAATTCCTGAAAATTTAAAGGTAGAAAAATATGACATTTTAAGTTTATATGTAGAATTTATAAAAAAGCAGTTTAAACACTTGGCAAATTTTGATTATGAATTTGCACTAGATTGTGCAAATGGTGCTGTGGGTGCAGTGCTTGAGCCTTTGATGAAAGCTTTAAATTTGAAAGCGCATTTTCTTTTTAAAGAGCCTGATGGCACTTTTCCCAACCACTCCCCAGACCCCACAGAAAGTGAGAATTTAATCCCTCTTAAAAAATTTTTGAAACAAAATCAAAATGTGCAAATGGCTTTTGCCTTTGATGGGGACGCAGATAGGGTTGTCGCACTAAATAGCACACACACTTTTTGTGGCGATGAGCTTTGCTATTTATTTGCTAAAGATATGGAAAATCCTAGAATTTTAGGCGAGGTAAAATGCTCTAAAAATCTTTTTGATGAAGTGAAGAAATTTGGGACGATTTTTATGGGAAAAACAGGACATTCTCATATTAAAAAAATGATGAAAGAGCTTAATATCGACCTAGCCGCTGAAGTGAGTGGGCATATTTTCTTTAAACATAGATATTTTGGCTATGATGATGGGATTTATGCGTTTTTAAGGACTTTGGAACTCATCTTTAAGGGTTATGATTTGGAAGGTTTAATCAATGCCCTGCCTAAGCTTTATACCACTGAGGAGCTTAAAATCCCCGTGAGTGAGGAGGAAAAATTTAAACTTGTAGAGGCTTTTAAGGAGGCAGTTAGAAAGGGAGCTTTAAAGGAAGTGAGGGAGCTTTGTGAGATTGACGGAGCGAGAATGGACTTTGAAGACGGCTGGGCTTTACTTCGTGCATCAAATACTAGTCCCTATCTCATCACGCGTTTTGAAGCAAACACATCTTTAAGAGCTAAGGAGCTTGAGAAGGCTGTAATGGATCTTTTTGAACAAGTGAAAAATACCATGTAA
- a CDS encoding DUF829 domain-containing protein produces the protein MKRDVFYIAGYDPKGYRYYYLLFKRNLEEYKRRFELKVELSKSDASKDFPFWCVNANDVECQYTFLAWNDIVKKNWSQNYKDALYDCYSFFRIYTITGLFIKFGKESIYQLITGYYPFFYVLFSLLFSLGFGFLALYFLSFYIPLFFAVLAGILLTYYSNKFLYDYGKKLAVFWIARICSFCANWQERRVGDLEERMELFAQKIYHTLKENQKENYELILLTHSVGCVLCIEVLARVLSLCKENEVDFSRLKILTLGECIPLVSYQKKALDFRKKLEFVAGFDLKWYDYTSVIDGACFPQVDFIRTSGVYAKEHFGPKLLNPRFHTLYKPQNYKKIKRDKNKAHFLYLMSVENDGAYDFFNFIVLDKFLEEKIKD, from the coding sequence ATAAAAAGAGATGTATTTTATATAGCAGGGTATGACCCTAAGGGATATCGGTATTATTATTTATTATTTAAAAGAAATTTAGAGGAGTATAAAAGACGCTTTGAGCTTAAAGTAGAGCTTTCTAAGAGTGATGCGAGTAAGGATTTTCCTTTCTGGTGTGTAAATGCGAATGATGTAGAGTGTCAATACACCTTCCTAGCGTGGAATGATATTGTGAAAAAAAACTGGTCGCAAAATTATAAAGACGCACTTTATGATTGTTATAGTTTTTTTCGCATTTATACCATTACGGGACTTTTTATTAAATTTGGCAAGGAAAGCATTTATCAACTCATCACAGGATATTATCCCTTTTTTTATGTGCTTTTTTCTTTATTATTTTCTTTGGGATTTGGTTTTTTAGCCCTTTATTTTTTAAGTTTTTATATACCTTTGTTTTTTGCTGTTTTGGCTGGAATTTTACTGACTTATTATAGTAATAAATTTTTGTATGATTATGGGAAAAAATTAGCCGTTTTTTGGATTGCTAGAATTTGCTCTTTTTGTGCAAACTGGCAAGAAAGAAGGGTGGGAGATTTAGAAGAGAGAATGGAGCTTTTTGCTCAAAAAATTTATCACACTCTTAAAGAAAATCAAAAAGAAAATTACGAGCTTATCTTACTAACGCATAGTGTGGGCTGTGTGCTTTGCATTGAAGTTTTGGCTAGAGTTTTATCACTTTGTAAAGAAAATGAAGTGGATTTTTCTAGGCTTAAAATTCTCACACTTGGTGAGTGTATCCCACTTGTAAGCTATCAAAAAAAAGCCCTAGATTTTAGAAAAAAGCTTGAATTTGTCGCTGGGTTTGACTTAAAATGGTATGATTATACTTCGGTAATTGATGGGGCGTGTTTTCCGCAGGTAGATTTTATAAGAACAAGCGGAGTTTATGCGAAAGAGCATTTTGGACCTAAGCTTTTAAATCCGCGTTTTCACACCCTTTATAAGCCGCAAAATTATAAAAAAATCAAGCGTGATAAAAACAAAGCGCATTTTTTATATTTGATGAGCGTAGAAAATGACGGAGCTTATGATTTTTTCAACTTCATCGTTTTGGACAAATTTTTAGAAGAAAAGATTAAGGATTAA
- the acpS gene encoding holo-ACP synthase, with amino-acid sequence MRVGCDLVSIERVEKIYNKHAHAFLDKFLNLDEQKLIKNSATLAGFWAAKEAASKALGVGISKHCGFLDMTISKSKKNAPKIKFCKKTKRKFHIKKASLSISHDKGVAMAVVIIK; translated from the coding sequence ATGCGTGTGGGTTGCGATTTAGTCTCCATAGAAAGAGTGGAGAAAATTTATAATAAACACGCCCACGCTTTTTTAGATAAATTCCTAAATCTTGATGAGCAAAAACTCATCAAAAATTCAGCCACTTTAGCTGGCTTTTGGGCGGCGAAAGAAGCGGCGAGTAAGGCTCTTGGGGTTGGGATTTCTAAGCATTGTGGCTTTTTGGATATGACAATTTCAAAAAGCAAAAAAAATGCCCCTAAAATCAAATTTTGTAAAAAAACTAAACGCAAATTTCACATTAAAAAAGCAAGTTTAAGCATTAGCCACGATAAGGGCGTAGCTATGGCAGTCGTGATTATAAAATAA
- the nadD gene encoding nicotinate (nicotinamide) nucleotide adenylyltransferase produces MKIALFGGSFDPPHQGHESVIKEALNTLEIDKLIIMPAFISPFKESVSVPAQKRLEWVKKLWGKFEKVEICDFEIKQNRPVPSIESVNFLYQLYKPSKFYLLVGADHLQTLSSWHSFDELQKKVEFIIAKRDKIVIPKNFKDLNTHINISSSFIREYLNLDKVSGEIQEEVKKYYQK; encoded by the coding sequence ATGAAAATCGCACTTTTTGGAGGGAGTTTTGACCCGCCACATCAAGGACACGAAAGCGTTATAAAAGAGGCTTTAAATACACTAGAAATCGACAAACTCATCATTATGCCAGCTTTCATTAGCCCCTTTAAAGAAAGTGTGAGTGTTCCTGCACAAAAAAGGCTAGAATGGGTTAAAAAACTTTGGGGGAAATTCGAAAAAGTCGAAATTTGTGATTTTGAAATCAAGCAAAACCGCCCCGTGCCGAGCATAGAAAGCGTGAATTTTCTCTACCAGCTTTATAAGCCTAGCAAATTTTATCTTTTAGTAGGGGCTGACCACCTACAAACCCTATCTTCTTGGCATTCTTTTGATGAGCTTCAAAAAAAGGTAGAATTTATCATAGCAAAGCGTGATAAAATCGTAATTCCAAAGAATTTTAAAGATTTAAATACACACATTAATATCTCATCATCTTTTATAAGAGAGTATTTAAACTTAGATAAAGTTAGTGGCGAAATTCAAGAAGAGGTAAAAAAATACTACCAAAAATAG
- the ribD gene encoding bifunctional diaminohydroxyphosphoribosylaminopyrimidine deaminase/5-amino-6-(5-phosphoribosylamino)uracil reductase RibD: MEEFYMNLALKEAWKYQFLTYPNPAVGCVILDKNGKILSIKAHEKQGQPHAELNAIKEALRLLKPEFSFPKEPNALHEFILKNHQNLLQNATAFVTLEPCAHQGKTPPCAKLFSTLKFKKVFVSVKDENKIASGGAELLKQNGILVEMGILEKEGRELLKPFLKWQKGTFKLFKLALSLNGSALGKFVSNETSHTYAHQIRSIIDFLVVGGETLRKDRPILDSRLCGGKAPNLCILSRQNLESFDKTIPAFKVENRQIFTQIPQNAKFLMYEGGAEFLKSLKEQMDMFLIFHNAKFNKEENVKLDLELKPLFRGDFKEDSYGIYELL, encoded by the coding sequence ATGGAAGAATTTTATATGAATTTAGCCTTAAAAGAGGCGTGGAAATATCAGTTTTTAACCTACCCTAATCCCGCAGTTGGTTGTGTTATTCTTGATAAAAATGGTAAAATTTTAAGCATAAAAGCCCACGAAAAGCAAGGACAACCTCACGCCGAATTAAACGCCATTAAAGAGGCTTTAAGGCTTTTAAAGCCTGAATTTAGCTTTCCTAAAGAGCCAAATGCCCTGCACGAATTTATTCTTAAAAATCATCAAAACTTACTTCAAAACGCCACTGCTTTTGTTACCTTAGAGCCTTGCGCACATCAGGGCAAAACCCCACCTTGTGCGAAGCTTTTTAGCACACTTAAATTTAAAAAAGTTTTTGTAAGCGTGAAAGATGAAAATAAAATCGCAAGCGGTGGGGCAGAGCTTTTAAAACAAAATGGCATTTTAGTCGAAATGGGAATTTTAGAAAAAGAGGGCAGGGAGCTTTTAAAGCCCTTTTTAAAATGGCAAAAAGGCACTTTCAAGCTTTTTAAACTTGCTTTAAGTCTTAATGGCAGTGCTTTGGGTAAATTTGTCAGTAACGAAACAAGCCACACCTATGCGCATCAAATTCGCTCAATCATCGATTTCTTAGTCGTTGGAGGAGAAACGCTAAGAAAAGATCGCCCCATTTTAGATTCAAGACTTTGTGGAGGGAAAGCGCCAAATCTTTGCATTTTAAGTCGCCAAAATTTAGAAAGCTTTGATAAAACTATCCCCGCTTTTAAGGTCGAAAATCGCCAAATTTTTACCCAAATCCCACAAAATGCGAAATTTTTAATGTATGAGGGCGGGGCGGAGTTTTTAAAAAGCCTTAAGGAGCAAATGGATATGTTTTTAATCTTTCATAATGCGAAGTTTAATAAAGAAGAAAATGTTAAGCTTGATTTGGAGCTAAAGCCCCTTTTTAGAGGAGATTTTAAGGAGGATAGTTATGGAATTTACGAACTTTTATAA